The Huiozyma naganishii CBS 8797 chromosome 6, complete genome genome includes a window with the following:
- the KNAG0F01050 gene encoding uncharacterized protein (similar to Saccharomyces cerevisiae YNL208W; ancestral locus Anc_2.43), translated as MKSLKRLGMSTITITTTTNNNNHSITSMSKVIIDLRTQIRTGEMSSLATVTTIEGTSNLITTITIEGTNSSITEETMGTIGSATAITTAGQREDQGSKATVSTTTGRTVNSAVMADKTTTATLLTTRTTTEIATGNCNSCKPPSYISIYFVNVIIVPYDEIIR; from the coding sequence ATGAAGTCTCTGAAAAGATTGGGAATGAGCACCATCACCAtaaccaccaccaccaacaacaacaaccacagtATAACCAGTATGAGCAAGGTTATAATAGACCTGCGTACCCAGATCAGAACCGGAGAGATGAGCAGTTTGGCAACGGTAACTACAATAGAAGGGACGAGCAATTTGATAACAACAATTACAATAGAAGGGACGAACAGTTCGATAACAGAAGAGACGATGGGTACAATAGGTTCGGCAACGGCAATAACTACGGCAGGCCAGAGGGAGGACCAGGGTTCCAAGGCGACCGTTTCGACAACAACGGGCCGGACCGTCAATTCGGCGGTGATGGCGGACAAAACTACTACGGCAACCCTTCTAACAACCAGGACAACTACGGAGATCGCAACTGGTAACTGCAACAGCTGTAAGCCCCCTTcatatatatctatatactTTGTAAACGTGATTATTGTACCTTATGATGAGATAATCCGATGA
- the MRX7 gene encoding Mrx7p (similar to Saccharomyces cerevisiae YNL211C; ancestral locus Anc_2.36) yields the protein MRRAPRTLQEWLYFKLLDSPAFHRFVRRIYRRVNGIRDNATMEFEKQESDLLYRPTSWHKFKAFRYLYWDEIRATFGFPRRFNANRFKGK from the coding sequence ATGAGACGGGCTCCCAGAACATTACAGGAATGGTTGTATTTTAAGTTATTGGATAGCCCTGCCTTTCATCGGTTTGTTAGAAGGATATACAGAAGAGTTAATGGCATTAGGGATAATGCCACCATGGAGTTCGAAAAGCAAGAGTCCGACCTTCTTTATAGGCCAACTTCGTGGCATAAATTTAAGGCATTTCGATATCTATATTGGGATGAAATCAGAGCTACTTTCGGGTTCCCCAGAAGGTTTAATGCTAACCGGTTTAAAGGTAAATAG
- the OST4 gene encoding olichyl-diphosphooligosaccharide--protein glycotransferase OST4 (similar to Saccharomyces cerevisiae OST4 (YDL232W); ancestral locus Anc_2.37), which translates to MINDAQLNSLVIFSGLVMVTLIVIYHAIGSTFDKLK; encoded by the coding sequence ATGATTAACGACGCCCAACTGAACTCGCTGGTCATTTTCTCAGGACTTGTCATGGTTACGCTGATTGTGATATATCATGCCATTGGTTCGACGTTCGATAAATTGAAGTAA
- the RIO2 gene encoding protein kinase RIO2 (similar to Saccharomyces cerevisiae RIO2 (YNL207W); ancestral locus Anc_2.44), with amino-acid sequence MKLDTSHMRYLTNEDFQVLSAVERGSINHEVVPTSLIHQLSGLRSLSGTNRSIGDLAKLKLVSKLRNAKYDGYRLTYNGIDYMALKTMLNRDSLYSVGNTIGVGKESDIYKVSDKNGVEKVMKIHRLGRTSFHTVRNNRDYLRKNSKNGANWMFLSKLAAAKEYQFMSLLHSRGFRVPEPFDHSRHIIIMELIKGFPMTRLRKHQNVPKLYSDLMKFILELGNSGLIHCDFNEFNIMIKDKLDGSDPNDTGFIVIDFPQCISIQHQDASFYFQRDVDCIRRFFKKKMKYEPKTDSTLLDTDGFGDGYKYPYPDFERDVKRQDNLDELLQASGYTKKHPGDRDLEDAVQGMRDAEYHSSDEEEDAEIPEGYDSDADEYYDSEEYDNEDSEEESDEGAEEEENERIIEALSTGVGNLKMDSLGNYILEDD; translated from the coding sequence ATGAAATTAGATACCTCGCATATGCGGTACTTGACGAATGAGGACTTCCAAGTCCTCTCCGCTGTGGAACGCGGGTCTATAAACCACGAGGTCGTTCCAACGTCGTTGATCCACCAGCTGTCCGGCTTGAGATCGCTGTCTGGGACGAACAGGTCGATTGGTGACCTGGCGAAGCTAAAGCTGGTCTCGAAATTGAGGAACGCGAAGTATGACGGGTACAGGTTGACATACAACGGTATCGACTATATGGCACTGAAGACCATGCTGAATAGGGACAGTTTATACTCCGTGGGGAACACCATCGGTGTCGGGAAGGAATCTGACATTTACAAAGTAAGTGACAAGAACGGTGTAGAAAAAGTTATGAAAATTCACAGGCTGGGGAGAACCTCTTTCCACACGGTGCGGAACAACAGAGACTACTTGCggaaaaattcaaagaatggTGCAAACTGGATGTTTCTGTCCAAACTGGCTGCCGCCAAGGAATACCAATTCATGAGTTTGCTCCACTCAAGGGGGTTCAGAGTTCCCGAACCCTTTGATCACTCTCGTcacatcatcatcatggAATTGATCAAAGGATTCCCCATGACCAGATTGCGGAAACATCAAAACGTCCCCAAACTGTACTCAGATCTGATGAAGTTTATCTTAGAACTTGGGAACAGTGGGCTTATCCACTGTGACTTCAACGAATTTAATATAATGATCAAGGATAAACTTGACGGGAGTGACCCCAATGACACTGGATTTATCGTAATTGATTTTCCACAGTGTATCTCTATTCAACACCAAGATGCATCTTTCTATTTCCAAAGAGACGTTGATTGTATCCGTcgtttcttcaaaaagaaaatgaaatacGAGCCAAAGACTGATTCAACTTTACTAGATACTGATGGGTTTGGCGACGGCTACAAATATCCGTACCctgattttgaaagagacGTTAAGAGACAGGATAACTTGGACGAACTGCTACAGGCATCCGGGTACACTAAGAAACATCCAGGCGACAGAGATCTAGAAGATGCGGTTCAAGGTATGAGAGATGCCGAGTACCACTCgagtgacgaagaagaggacgCCGAAATACCAGAAGGATATGATAGCGATGCTGACGAGTATTATGACTCTGAAGAATACGACAACGAAGACTCTGAGGAGGAAAGTGACGAAGGTgccgaagaagaagagaatgaAAGAATCATCGAAGCGCTATCAACAGGTGTAGGAAATCTCAAAATGGACAGCTTAGGGAACTACATATTAGAAGATGATTAA
- the MER1 gene encoding Mer1p (similar to Saccharomyces cerevisiae MER1 (YNL210W); ancestral locus Anc_2.40) has protein sequence MNPLQPLNTNVFDCANREQTPLIKKQDAHTKQVTKESILNVLEHLQLREATVLQNLESAGTISPKRVCFLINGWKLKEYISQYYWFYKLMYRIERTGYMEYEVTCLHTDLLLGLITECGFLTLKLQNPVRESDFATRSTSYISTDGYSLVLLNNARRVLIDDFRKHMHMILWCGKNGHYKRPNTITTTPPNIVIPPITVKCGIDRSDRLMPLEYRRLVSSIETVELQLTKPSVTYLIGPQGQRIEEIRAASGATIKVCPLAHRLSNAQLSQSTHNKQQVSITGTHFNVTKAVTMIELELLASSRPV, from the coding sequence ATGAATCCTTTACAGCCGCTGAATACAAACGTTTTTGATTGCGCCAATCGTGAACAGACGCCCCTCataaagaaacaagatGCTCACACCAAACAGGTAACGAAAGAGAGCATTCTCAACGTATTGGAACATTTGCAGTTGAGAGAAGCGACAGTACTACAAAATCTTGAAAGTGCTGGCACAATAAGCCCGAAAAGAGTCTGTTTTCTTATCAATGGCTGGAAGCTCAAGGAATACATCTCACAGTACTATTGGTTCTACAAATTGATGTATCGGATCGAAAGAACTGGGTACATGGAATATGAGGTAACTTGTCTCCATACTGATCTCTTATTAGGGTTGATTACCGAGTGTGGGTTTCTAACGCTGAAGTTACAGAACCCTGTCCGCGAATCAGATTTTGCAACTCGGTCGACCAGTTACATTTCCACAGACGGCTACTCTTTAGTGTTGCTCAACAATGCACGTCGAGTGCTTATCGACGATTTCAGGAAGCACATGCATATGATACTGTGGTGTGGGAAGAACGGGCACTACAAGAGACCAAACACAATCACCACCACTCCGCCAAATATTGTTATCCCTCCGATAACAGTTAAATGCGGCATCGACCGTTCGGACCGGTTGATGCCACTGGAATACCGACGGCTCGTCAGCAGCATTGAGACCGTCGAACTACAACTAACTAAGCCCAGCGTGACCTACCTGATAGGCCCGCAGGGACAGCGGATCGAGGAGATCAGGGCCGCTTCGGGCGCCACGATTAAAGTGTGCCCGCTGGCCCATCGGCTGTCAAATGCCCAGCTGTCCCAAAGCACCCACAACAAGCAGCAGGTCAGCATCACAGGCACACACTTCAACGTCACAAAAGCCGTCACAATGATCGAGCTCGAACTGCTAGCCTCATCCCGCCCGGTCTAG
- the SSB2 gene encoding Hsp70 family ATPase SSB2 (similar to Saccharomyces cerevisiae SSB1 (YDL229W) and SSB2 (YNL209W); ancestral locus Anc_2.41): MAEGVFQGAIGIDLGTTYSCVATYESSVEIIANEQGNRVTPSFVAFTPEERLIGDAAKNQAALNPKNTVFDAKRLIGRAFDDESVQSDMKTWPFKVINVDGNPVIEVEYLGETKTFSPQEVSAMVLGKMKEIAEAKIGKKVEKAVITVPAYFNDAQRQATKDAGAISGLNVLRIINEPTAAAIAYGLGAGKSDKERHVMIFDLGGGTFDVSLLHIAGGVYTVKSTSGNTHLGGQDFDTNLLEHFKTEFKKKTGSDISGDARALRRLRTAAERAKRTLSSVTQTTVEVDSLFDGEDFESSLTRARFEDLNAALFKSTLEPVEQVLKDAKISKSQIDEVVLVGGSTRIPKVQKLLSDFFDGKQLEKSINPDEAVAYGAAVQGAILTGQSTSDETKDLLLLDVAPLSLGVGMQGDIFGIVVPRNTTVPTIKRRTFTTVGDNQTTVTFPVYQGERVNCKENTLLGEFDLKNIPMMPAGEPVLEAIFEVDANGILKVTAVEKSTGKSANITISNAVGRLSSDEIEKMVNQAEEFKAADEAFAKKHEARQRLESYVSSIEQNVTDPVLSAKMKRGAKSKIEAALSDAMAALSVEDASTDDLRKAEVGLKRVVTKAMATR; this comes from the coding sequence ATGGCTGAAGGTGTTTTCCAAGGTGCTATCGGTATCGATTTGGGTACAACATACTCTTGTGTTGCTACCTACGAATCCTCTGTTGAAATTATTGCCAACGAGCAAGGTAACAGAGTCACCCCATCTTTCGTTGCCTTCACCCCAGAGGAGAGATTGATCGGTGATGCCGCCAAGAACCAAGCCGCTTTGAACCCAAAGAACACTGTCTTTGATGCCAAGCGTTTGATCGGTAGAGCCTTCGACGACGAGTCTGTCCAATCCGACATGAAGACCTGGCCATTCAAGGTCATCAACGTTGACGGTAACCCAGTTATCGAAGTTGAGTACTTGGGTGAAACCAAGACTTTCTCCCCACAGGAAGTCTCCGCCATGGTTTTGGGTAAGATGAAGGAGATTGCCGAAGCCAAGATTGGTAAGAAGGTCGAAAAGGCTGTCATCACTGTCCCAGCTTACTTTAACGACGCCCAGAGACAAGCTACCAAGGATGCTGGTGCCATTTCTGGTTTGAACGTTTTGAGAATTATCAACGAACCTACCGCCGCTGCTATTGCCTACGGTTTGGGTGCTGGTAAGTCCGACAAGGAAAGACACGTCATGATTTTCGATTTGGGTGGTGGTACTTTCGATGTCTCTCTATTGCATAttgctggtggtgtttACACTGTTAAGTCCACCTCCGGTAACACCCATTTGGGTGGTCAAGATTTCGACACCAACTTGTTGGAGCACTTCAAGACCGaattcaagaagaagactgGTTCCGACATTTCCGGTGACGCCAGAGCTTTGAGAAGATTGAGAACCGCCGCCGAAAGAGCGAAGAGAACTTTGTCTTCTGTCACTCAAACCACCGTTGAGGTCGACTCTTTGTTCGATGGTGAAGACTTTGAATCTTCTTTGACTAGAGCCAGATTCGAAGACTTGAACGCTGCTTTGTTCAAATCTACTTTGGAACCGGTTGAACAAGTCTTGAAGGACGCTAAGATTTCCAAGTCTCAAATTGACGAGGTTGTCTTGGTCGGTGGTTCCACCAGAATTCCAAAGGTCCAAAAGCTATTGTCTGACTTCTTCGACGGTaagcaattggaaaaaTCCATTAACCCAGATGAAGCCGTTGCTTACGGTGCCGCCGTTCAAGGTGCTATCTTGACTGGTCAATCCACTTCCGACGAAACCAAGGACTTGTTGTTGCTAGATGTTGCTCCATTGTCCCTAGGTGTTGGTATGCAAGGTGACATCTTCGGTATTGTTGTGCCAAGAAACACCACTGTTCCAACCATCAAGAGAAGAACTTTCACCACCGTCGGTGACAACCAAACCACTGTCACTTTCCCAGTTTACCAAGGTGAGCGTGTCAACTGTAAAGAGAACACTTTGCTTGGTGAGTtcgacttgaagaacatcCCAATGATGCCAGCTGGTGAACCAGTCTTGGAAGCAATCTTCGAAGTCGATGCCAACGGTATCTTGAAGGTCACTGCTGTCGAAAAGTCCACTGGTAAGTCCGCCAACATTACCATCTCCAACGCTGTTGGTAGATTGTCCTCTGACGAAATAGAGAAGATGGTCAACCAAGCTGAAGAGTTCAAGGCCGCTGACGAAGCCTTCGCCAAGAAGCACGAAGCCAGACAAAGATTGGAATCCTACGTTTCCTCCATCGAGCAAAACGTCACTGACCCAGTCCTATCTGCCAAGATGAAGAGAGGTGCCAAGAGCAAGATCGAAGCCGCTTTGTCCGATGCCATGGCTGCTTTGAGTGTCGAAGACGCCTCCACCGACGATTTGAGAAAGGCTGAAGTCGGCTTGAAGAGAGTTGTGACCAAGGCCATGGCCACCCGTTAA